The following are encoded in a window of Cervus canadensis isolate Bull #8, Minnesota chromosome 11, ASM1932006v1, whole genome shotgun sequence genomic DNA:
- the CD3E gene encoding T-cell surface glycoprotein CD3 epsilon chain, translated as MQSGNLWRVLGLCLLLVGAWAQDNTEEKPYEVSISGNTVELTCPLEPESGVKWKKSDELIPKGDGKQLLLENFSEMENSGYYQCYITEGSTETAHKLYLKARVCENCMEVDLMVVVTIIVVDICVTLGLLLLVYYWSKSRKAKATPMTRGAGAGGRPRGQNRERPPPVPNPDYEPIRKGQRDLYAGLNQRGV; from the exons ATGCAGTCGGGGAATCTCTGGCGAGTTCTGGGACTCTGCCTCTTATTAG ttGGTGCTTGGGCACAAG ataatACTGAAGAGAAAC CATATGAAGTCTCCATCTCTGGAAACACTGTTGAGCTGACGTGCCCTCTAGAGCCTGAAAGTggagtaaaatggaaaaaaagtgatGAACTAATACCCAAAGGTGATGGGAAACAGCTGTTACTGGAAaatttttcagaaatggaaaacagtGGTTATTATCAGTGCTACATAACCGAAGGCAGCACAGAGACGGCACATAAGCTGTACCTGAAAGCAAGAG TGTGTGAGAACTGCATGGAGGTGGATCTGATGGTGGTGGTCACAATCATCGTGGTTGACATCTGTGTCACTCTGGGCTTGCTGCTGCTGGTGTATTACTGGAGCAAGAGCCGAAAGGCCAAGGCCACGCCTATGACGAGAGGAGCGGGAGCTGGCGGCAGGCCCCGGG GACAGAACAGGGAGAGACCACCCCCTGTACCCAATCCAGACTATGAG
- the LOC122449705 gene encoding cytochrome c oxidase assembly factor 5-like has translation MPRYYEDKPEGCASAGVKEDLGVCLLQSDCVLKEGKSPPQCLKAAKCKALKSSFFECKRSMLDARSRFRGRKRY, from the coding sequence ATGCCCCGGTATTACGAGGACAAGCCGGAGGGCTGCGCGAGCGCGGGCGTGAAGGAGGATCTGGGCGTGTGTCTGCTGCAATCTGATTGCGTGCTCAAAGAAGGAAAATCCCCTCCGCAGTGTCTGAAGGCAGCAAAGTGCAAAGCTTTGAAATCCTCATTTTTTGAGTGTAAGAGATCAATGCTGGATGCCAGGTCAAGATTCAGGGGAAGAAAACGATATTGA